In Chiloscyllium punctatum isolate Juve2018m chromosome 18, sChiPun1.3, whole genome shotgun sequence, the sequence ATTTCATTTTGATCATTAGTTTTGATAACAAGCAGAAGATGTCACCTTTTATAAAACACTGTGAATTGTCTTTCTTGGTCAGAAGTGGATCACTTTACACTTCCCCTCAGTGTCCTGTATCTGACAGTCTTGCCCATTCCATTAAACGTTGCCACATTCTGCTCTCATGGTCATGTGTCACCTGATGTAGAGTCATCATTTTATTGATGGCCCTTCATTCCTTCATCTATAACATTGATAAATCTCATGAAAAGCTGTTTCCCAGTGCCTCTCCTTGGGAAAAGTAATCAGATCTAGCTaatttttaattcactcacaggatgaggTGCTagtggctgggtcagtatttattgcccacagCACAGCgacgagcactgctgcctctcagtgccaggatcactggttcgattccagccttgggtgactgtctgtgtgggtttcctcccacattacaAAACCGTGCAGGCCagctgaattggctatgctaacttGTCCAGAGTTGtttggtgtattagtcagaggagggtgggttactcttcagagagtcagtgtggacttgttgggccaaagggcctgtttccatactgtagataatctaatcttAACTACCCTTGtcaaggtggtggtgatgatttGCCACCTTgaattgctgctgttgtctatgtGGTGGAGGTAGACCCACAATCCTGTTTGGGAGggaatccaggattttgactcagcaacagggGAAGAACGGTGACATAATTCCAAGTCAAAACAGTGAGTGGTTCAGAGGGGATCTTGTAAGGGGGTGGAGTTACCATGTatttctgcccttgtccttctagatgggagtggtcatgggtttggaatatgttgtctgaggagctttggtgaattcctACAGCGTTTGATCGATGGTACATCTTGCAGTTGCTAAGTGTCAGTGAATGGAAGGAATGAATCAAGGGGGCTGCTTTGAACCGGAGGGTCTCATGATCCTTGAGTGGTGTTGGCACACTCCCCATTATCCTGACTTTGACACCCCCTCCCCAAGCCAATTCcccacctctccctgtgatcaTATGATTCCCTGTCAACAACATAATTCAGGTGGCAGCTTTAGCTTTTCATAAACTGACACTGATCATGTCCATCCTCCACATTAAAGGAGCAGCACAAATCAACATGCATGCTGGGAAACACCACCTCTGGACTAATGACGATAACCACATCCATAAATTATCTTGTCACTTGGAGTATCAGTCCCAATATCAACATTCAGAACCTAGTCAAGCCGGTAAAATGGACCATCTCAATTTGCACACTGGGAAGGTAGGAAAAGAACATTTGACTTCAGTGTGCGCAAAGACAAACCATGTGTGCATTTTCAAACCCAgaattacagaggaggtggtaagCATCAAAGTTGACATTTATGATAGACATCAGCACAAGAATAACATTTTAGATAGGGAAATGTTGTCTTTTCTTCCCCTCCTAAGACAGGACCTACCCCATTAATCTCAGTTCAAGCTGAGAAAGATGAACAGCACAGCCTTAAGATGGCTGAGCAGTCATTGACCAAGTTACTTTGTGCCCCACTTATTGTATTGTGGGCTGTGTGCATCCCAAGCAAGATCAGCATTCATCACCCATTAGATTTCCCTTGAAGTCAGACTCCCCACTCAGCACAGTATATAAAAGATACTGATTTCATGTAAAAATGAACAGAAAAAACAtttggaacaaattactgcaaatgctaCTTGAGTCCTATAGCTTTCTTTGCACCAGCTGCTCTCAGTATTTGACAGCCCGGGATTGTTAGAgcagttaaaaaaaataaattgttACAATTATCCCACATGGGTTAAGGTAGGCACTATTGCATTTCCTCACGTAGAGGATAGTTATTAGCCAAGTAGACTAGAGACACTGATGCCAATCAAAAGCAGAATCTTCATTCCTCCAGCATGGAACGTGGCTAAGAGAGAAACCATTTCCCAGCTTGGGAAAACCACCATATAGCAATCAAGCATCACTTATCCAAGAACAAAAAAGGTAGTGTACCTTTGAGCAAGATATTCAACTTGGTTTTGTAAGGGGGTCATAGTGGATCAGCTACAAAGTCAGAATCTAAGCATTAGAACTAATTGCTGGAAAATACTAAAGTCTGACAAATCAATTGCACAAGAGtaattaatatttcaggtccagtgactgttaactgacttcactccacagatgttgtTAAACCCAAGCTTTCCCAGCTGTGTTTCttcctgatttccagcagccAATGTTTTTTGCTTCAATTTTCAAAGACCTCTAAGCATTGACACAACTGGTGTACTCTGAACAATCATTCAGACTCCAAATTATTGACTAGTCTGTTGCTGTAAACTTGTTCCAGTGAACACAGGCAGATAGTGAGCACTGCGTACAAGCTAAAAAAAACCCACTTAATTCCACAACTGCTTTCCAATTGAGAGTTGCTCACTTAATCCAAAAGTCTCTCCACAGACCAGAATAAAAACACTGAGCAAATTACTGGGATAATCATTGAAACAAGGTTGAGAGAAAAGAGGATTTAAGTGATCAGATGTTAAATATCAAAACCCCAAGAACCAAATGAAACGAAGTAGTTACACAAACTAGTCAGTTCCATGGTGAACACTATTTTAATTTTGTGCAGAGCACAACCAAAGTCATCCACTCGAATGAAGTCACCATGTCCAACAAATGGAGTCCTTGAATCCCACTCAGCTCAGGGTgagcctgtcaaacaggtactctcccaggccattctcaggggctcccagtctcttcaggttggtgatgtgatCTCCCAGCTTCTTGATCATCTTCACTTGCTCATCCAAGTAGTGCCTCTCCAGGAAGTCACACAGCTGGAAGAGGAGACAAAGATTAGCCTCGAGGAACAAACCATGCACCTGAAAAAGTGATGTCCCAATACAGATGTGGGAAATCTCCACCAcattgtggagggggaagaggTGCACTCTGGGATGCCTGTTGAAAAGCTTCAGGATTTCAGCCTGCAGGAGGCAGGTCAATGATAATTGCAATCTCtcgcccccccaccaccaccaccaaaccaAGGAGTAAACAAAGATCATTTCTTGCCAAATTTTTacagaaaaaaaatggaaaactcacatgagggtcagtgtgaccagaggagagtttgtgcagatccagcagactctggttcacatccttctccatctgcagagctctctgcattgcctccggaccattgccccactcatcctgctctggcttctggagcaagggaagtcaggagagaaaaaaaaaagctcATCTCAGACAGGTGAATCAAAGTCTACATCAGATCAGTCCATTATTCCAAAGAGTTAGATTTTACTGCCTCCTTTAGATGTCACTGTTCCCAGAGCTTAAAATTTAGAAGCGTACCATACTGTGAAAGTACATTTTGAAAAGGTATAATCCAAATGTAATTCCTCGCTTTACTGTTCTATCCCTTTTGATCAGCCCATTAGAAACATCTTGGAGATGCTGCTACCTTCCACCCCTATGgattctctcattcttaccacTGAAGAGGGGCCTTGGAATTGATAGCTGAGGTTATATAGTTTATCATTCTTACAAGAAAATGACTCTCCATCCAGTATTCTGGATCATCCCAATTACCTATTGCTGTTTCACAAGTGCAAAATAGTCTCCAATTCAGTGCATTGCTCACCAATACAATCTCCAATTCATATAGCATTTATTCAGTCTTGAGGCTCAACAGATTTGACTGATACTAGTCAATTGGAGTTCACACAAAACACTAAAATCTCCAAAGTTTACAGAAGCCAACCttgacatcctgcaggaggactcTGCCTCCACGTTTATTCTGGAATGCCATCAGTTTCTCAGCGTGTTCCCGTTCCTCATGGGACTGTTCCTTGAAGAACTCAGCAAAGTGACGCAGGGCAACATCATCCCGGTCAAAGTAAGAGGACTGCAAGTGGAGATAAAGTGGGAAGAAAGCATTACTTTCATCCTTGGCACAATCAGAAAAGTGACCCATCCACTACTTTAATTCCCTTCCAATTAATTGGAGGGAGAGTGACAAAAGCAGAATGTCATCTGTCGATTGTGACAAGAATAGCAGACATTTTGACCTCCCAGAAATGAGGATCTGAAAAACAAAACACCAACTGCAACCCCTGGCCTGTATCTTAGGGAGGCAGTGTGCTAGTGTGGCAGAGTACCGAGAAGGTCCTTATTGGAGACAACCATTAGACATCCCTGCACTGCAGGTTAGAAACATTCCTGCTCAGTACTGGATGCTAGAGATCATTGACCAACTGAAACAGGACATGAACATGACTAACAGGCAGAGATCTCAGTCAGCTACCCGATTACCAACCTCACCCACCTGAATAACCACACTGTCCTGCTATCTACTCCGCACAGAATCTGGACTGTGCTTTTGTTAAAGATCATTCACATTTCAAGTGAAAGGAGTGCCATTTAACCACCTTTCCCTACAATAAGTAAACTCACTTCATCTTCAACAAAAGACAACAGCTTCATTTGGACAGTTTTTAAATTCAATACATTTGGTTTAGAGAAAGTTTTTTGAAAAACATAGATGTGTTatggagtcagatgtacagcatgtaaaaaAATGGTCAACTCATTACaccatccagatatcccaacccaatctagtcccacctgcctgtatgcctccaaacccttcctattcatacacctatccagatagctgttaaatgttgccattgtactagcctccaccacttcctctggcaactcattccatacacatactacccagagtggaaaagttgccccttgggtctcatctttcccttctcaccctaaacctatgccctctagttctggacttccataCTACAGTGAAATGGCTTTGtcgatcctatccatgccccacatgattttatcaacttctgatgtcacccctcaacctcagacactgcagggagaaaaatagccccagcctgttcagcctctcccaatagctcaaatcctccatcccaggcaacatctttgtaaatcttttctgaaccctttcaaacatTTTTCAACATCTtaccaataggagggagaccagcatTGAACACAAAATtcaaacagtggccaaaccaatgtcctgaacagacTATAATTAAAGAGAATTAAGACAACACCAGCCTCTGCAGTCAGGAGGGTAATTGCCAGTGGTTACACTGTGCAGAGTTACAATACAACTAGGGACCCTCACTCAAAGGCCAGTTATAATTTAAAAGCATTCTAAAATTACAACAGGGCTTCAGGGTTAAGTGCatccagggggaaaaaaaaaaccaaCAATTACAATATATTGAATTTGCTCAAGCATATGACCAAGGAAATTCCTAGATGCTCCAGACAGTTATAGCACAGTCACAACTTTAAAATAGAACCTTCAAGACCACAAGCCTCACCATGGAGAGATAAACATAGGAGGAATAGAACTCCAGGTTGATCTGCTTGTTAACAGCATCCTCACAGTCCTTGTGGTAGTTCTGACACACTTGGGAGGCCATCTTCACTATTCCTACTCACTATCACAGAGATAACTACAGACCCATACCTCACTCCTGCAGGCATTTGAATTTATCCTCCAGggagaggtctcaccaatgaTGATTGACAATTCCTGACAGCCAATCAGGAATCACCCTTGAACATAGGCCcccaatgagagagagggggtgggtgtgtgaaccagagctttttttttatttcaaaaatatactttattcataaatgatttgatggtctgtacattggatcatgccatacatatgtccatatttacaaacacagattcgactttattcttgtcctttacaatcctgtgcattttttcaatcttgtatatatacatatatttggctgaggcatcagcagagcccaaaaaaacgtctgtatgggccccctgttcttctttcggcaggccgatcttacacggtggtctttccccaccgcgccttggcggcagctgccccaagcttcagcgcgtccctcaacacgtagtcttggaccttggaatgtgccagtctgcaacactcggtcggggtcaactccttcagctggaagatcaacaggtttcggaccgcccagagagcgtccttcaccgagttgatgatcctccaggcgcagttaatgttcgtctcggtgtgagtcccggggaacaggccgtagagcacggagtcccgcgtcacggcgctgctcgggacgaacctcgacaagcaccactgcattcctctccagacttcctctgcataggcacattccagaaggaggtgtgtgacagtctcgtcccccccgcagccacttcgagggcagcgtgcggtgcggcagagagtccgggcgtgcataaaggatctcacaggcagagcccttctcaccaccagccaagccacgtcttggtgcttgttggaaagttctggcgatgaggcattctgccaaatggctttgacagtctgctcagggaaccgctcgacaggatccgccctctccttttcccgaagggtctcaaggacgctacgtgctgaccacttcctgatggaacCAGAGCTGATCAGAGGTGTAGATTAGAGTCAGGTCTGGATGATTATTCTGTgattggaacagcaggaggtcacTCAGCAGAATCTCAATCAGGTCACGGTGAGTTTGTGTCCTTTTGAAAGAAATAGATATGGATGAGGAAAGGTTTTCAAGTAttcttttaaaataaagtttGTTGTGACCAACTGCAAGAGGGGCTCAAGGAAGAAGGGGAGTCAGTTTCTCAGCCTGTTGTCTTGGAAATGGGAGAGAAAGATGTGCAGTTTTCAATGGCGGGGAGTTCAGATTTGGGGGtaggtggggggacagtgtagtgaCACGGGATAAGCtgttcaggactgagatgaggagaaatgtgttcacccagagagtggggagcctgtggaattctcagcCACAGAAAACATTGAGACTCAAAGATTGAATGTTTCCAAGAAGGAGTTAGGTACAGCTCTTAGGGCGAAAGGGATCAAAATGTTGGATGGAGAATGGGAAGATGGTACTGAGTTAGATGATTAGCCATAATCATATGGAATGGTGGAAGGGTGAACAGCTGACTCCCATTCCTTTTTTCTctaattttatgtttcaataaccTGGGTAGTAAGGGTCTTGTAGCACTGGGGTAGTGTGCCTCTGTCTGGGCCAGGAGGTTTGAGTGCCAGaccctacctgctccagaggtgtctgaTAACATGTCTGGACAGGTTCATGAGAAAAcaactgggctgaatggcctcctcctgtgccataacaattttgtgattctgtGGATGATCTGCATCTGAACAGTGTTTCCCTGCCTCTATCTCCTGACTGACCTTTCTGTGGATTGTCACCTCGCTGTGATGGAGGGCCTCGAGTGTCCCGTTGATTCAGAGAGTGATACCTCAAGAGGTTTCCACCTCCTGGCAGGGCCACCCAGGATGGTAAGGTCAGAGGGGATATCCCGGTAAAGTGCAATGGAAATCAAATCCTCAACGGCCATCCATCCAGGCAGAAGATATTTGTCTGCTAACCATGGGGGTGGGTAAAGGCTACAGCAGGAGGGAGATCACAAATTGACATTTCCTTGCCACTCGAGCTGGCTCTACCTTCTGTGAAGCACCGTGTCAGTGTTGTGAGCTGTAATTTTGTGTGc encodes:
- the LOC140488987 gene encoding ferritin, middle subunit-like, with the translated sequence MASQVCQNYHKDCEDAVNKQINLELYSSYVYLSMFSYFDRDDVALRHFAEFFKEQSHEEREHAEKLMAFQNKRGGRVLLQDVKKPEQDEWGNGLEAMQRALQMEKDVNQSLLDLHKLSSGHMDPHSSYFDRDDVALRHFAEFFKEQSHEEREHAEKLMAFQNKRGGRVLLQDVKKPEQDEWGNGPEAMQRALQMEKDVNQSLLDLHKLSSGHTDPHLCDFLERHYLDEQVKMIKKLGDHITNLKRLGAPENGLGEYLFDRLTLS